GCAATTTTAGTTGCAATCGTTTTGTGGTGGGTACTTTATAAAACCCGTTTTGGTCTGCGATTACGTGCTTGTGGGGAAAATCCGCAGGCTGCTGACACCTTGGGAGTTAATGTCTATGGCATGCGTTACGCTGGGGTCCTAATTTCAGGCTTTTTAGGTGGCATTGGTGGTGGCGTGTTTGCTGAAGCAATTGCTGGGAACTTTTCAGTATCTACGATTGTCGGACAAGGGTTTATGGCTTTGGCAGCAGTGATTTTTGGGAAATGGAATCCAATTGGTGCAATGCTAGCGTCGTTATTTTTTGGTTTTGCACAAAGCATCAGTATTATTGGTAACCAATTACCATTCTTCAATCATATTCCGGCAGTTTATATGCAAATTGCACCATATGTGATTACGATTATAGTTCTGGTATTTTTCTTTGGTAAATCTGTTGCTCCGGCTGCTGATGGCGAAAATTATATTAAATCTAAGTAGAATTAAGGAAAAGATTAATGAAAGAAATTTATTTTAACCACGATGGTAATATTGATGATTTGGTATCGTATTTGTTATTGTTGCAAGCTCCAGATATTAAGCTACTAGGAGTTAGTGCAATTGACGCTGATGGTTATGTTGATCCAGCGGTTGAAGTTTGTCGCAAAATGACTGATCGCTTTAATCTGCGCAGTGACCAATTAGAGATTGCCAAATCAGACTCGCGGGCTGTCAACCAATTTCCTGAAGTTTGGCGATCTGCGGCGTATTCATTTAATTATTTACCAATTTTAAATGAATCAGGCAAGATGATGACTAAGCAGGCAGCTGAACCCGCTCATTTGGACATGATTAGTAAACTTAAGGCGGCTAAAGAACCAATAACTCTGGTAATGACAGGTCCACTGACTGATTTAGCACGTGCTTTAGAGGTGGATCCAACTATTGAAGCAAAGATTGCCAAGTTATATTGGATGGGTGGCTCACTTGATGGTCATGGCAATGTGTCAATGGTTAATGCTGACGGTAGCCAAGAATGGAATGCTTATTGGGATCCGATAGCTGTTGAACGTGTCTTTGCGTCAAGCATCCCGATGCAGGTAATTGGACTAGAAAGTAGTGAAGAGCTGCCGTTAACCGATGATTTACGGCTTCATTGGGCTAGTTTACGCAAATATCCAGCAATGGATTTGGTGGGACAGGGCTATAGTTTATTAGTAAATCCACCAATTCCTAGTGCGCAACTTTATTTCTGGGATGTATTGACGACAATTAGTGCATTGTATCCAGAAGTGGTTTCGGCAACTGCCGAGCATCATGTTAAAGTGATTACTTCAGGAATTGCCCAAGGTAAGCTGGTAGAGGATCCAGCTGGTAAAGGGATAACTTTGGTAACTAAGGCAAATAAAGAATTATTTTTCCACAAGTGGGATGAACTTTTAGAACAAACTAAATAATTACCAATAAAAAAATTCTGACCAGCAATTTAGCTGTCAGAATTTTTTTATTGATAATTATGCTAATGAGTCCCAAACAGGTAAGTCGTAGGTAGTGCCTTCAGCCAATGCAACTTGTTCAGCTGACAGGTATTTCTTGTGGACAACGACTTCATAAGTGTATTGCTTAAACCAATCATTGGACATTACGAAAAAGCCCTTGTCACCGTTTTTCTCACCCCAGGAATTTTCAACTTTCCATTGCCGAATATGGCCGTGGTCTTCATCAACACCAACTAAAGTCATCGCATGAGTTGAGGCAGCTGAACCAGTACGTAATTGATCTGCCTTAGACATCTTTAGGTCAACTCCAAAGAGGTTATTAAATTGATAAAGATTAGTGTCAAGATAGCCGGTTTTACGGTCACTCTGCTCACCGACATCGTTACTGAACCAAACAGCCTCGCCATCTTTTAGCTGCTTAACTGCGGCAGTTTCTAGATAATCCATTGGTACATTTAAAAACCTAATTCGGTATGAACCAGCAACATTATCTTCGAACGGCAGACCATATAATTTATTATATTCATGATCAGGCGCATTAGTTAGGACAACATAATCGTCAAAGTCAACGTCACCTAGATATTTATTTAAAAATTCTATTGGTGTTAAATCTTTATCTAAGTGATATTTTTTGTCATCATCACGATACTCCAAGTCAAGTTTCTTAGGTGGTTCACCAACTGCAATAGCAGTCATTTGGTAAACTTCACTCAAAAACTCTTCACGAGCTTGTTCTAAGTCTTCGGTTTTATTTGCCTGGGCTAATTTACGTAAAACCAAGGCGTCTTTACGTAATTTGTCGCCTAATGCTTTAGCAAAACCGGCAGTATTGTTAGTGTTGAAGTTTTCGGGCATGGCATATGTTGGCACTATTCCGTATTTAGCGACTAAAGCAGCGGCCATATGGAATTGACCACCATCTTCACCAGCGTCTGCTAAGTATGCTTTAACTTCGCGGCTGTCTAGTTCTTGGTCTGCTGTGTTGATGATGTTGTCATAAAAAATATTTGCTCGCTCGATTTTATCCCAGAAAAAGTTATAGCTTTGTGAAAAAGTAAAGTTCTTGACATGATATTTCTCGCCAAAATTATGCCGTAAAATATTTAAAGTAGCGAACTCCCAGCAACGACCGGATTGGCGCTGGTTAGTCACATTTTGGGTGTCTAATTCGGTGGAAAAAACCCGAGTTAGTTCTGATTGAACGCGATCATTATAGGCGGCATTCATAACGCCGTTTTTTTGTGTAGCACGTGCAACAACCTGATTTTGCGGATTTTCGTTAAAATTAGCGGAAAACTTTTCCACTTCTTGTTGAGTTAGTTTATGTCCCATGATAGTCTCCTTTGAATTTTAGAATTACCTTTTATTTTAAGGCAAAAAGAAACCGAGTTCAATTGGAGAACTCGGTTAAAGCTTATTTAGTTATAAAAATTTAGTCAATATTGATTGAGCTATCTTGCTCGCTAGCTGCTCGTTTAGGTAAAGTAACAGTTAGAACACCATCTTGATACTTAGCATGAATTTGACTAGCTTCAACATTAGGTAATCTAAAACTGCGTGAAATATGTCCCATGCTTCTTTCGCGATGGATTAAATTCTTCTGATTAGTGGTTTCTTGGTTGAAAGTTCTGGTTCCAGCTATGCTTAAAGTATCATTTTGGTAATTAAGTTTAAGCTCACTTTTATCCATTCCTGGTAAATCCACTTTGACCACATAGTTGTCTTTAGTTTCAGCAACGTCAGCCTGCATTAAATTGCGACCGTTATTGTTATCCCAGAATTTTCGTGGAAGATCGAACCAGTCGTTCATTGCATCGAAAATGTCACCACGATGATTCATCATATCATTACTCATAATAAAAAACTTCCTTTCAAAACTGTTTTGTAAGTAGAAACTTTCATTTCTGCTTTACACTGATTATTATAGAAGGGAAGTTAGAAAAAATAAAGTAATTAGCACTTAAATGCTTTGAGTGCTAAAAATTGCAAGCTGCCTTGTGGACAACTTGTGTGAATGGCAAAGGAGTAACTAGTTGGTTTATTATCAAAAGATGACACCAGAAGGCTATCATAAAATAGAAGCTGAAATTAAGCAGCTAAAAAAAGATCGTCCACGACGAATAAAAATTTTACAAGAGGCGCGAAGTTTAGGAGACCTGTCAGAAAATACTGAGTACACTGAAGCCAAGCGTGATTTGGGACATTTGCAAAGTCGATTACGGTATTTAGATAAGCAATTGCGTTATGCCGAAGTAATTGAGCCTAAACAAAATGGTCAAGTAGACCTAGGAAATTTAGTCACTCTAAAGTTTGAAGATGAATCAGAGTCTGAACAATATCAACTTGTTGGCCGGATGGAAGCAGATTTAGCTGAAAATAAAATTGCTTTTGATTCACCACTGGGGCAGGCTGTTATGAAACAATCGGCTCCGTCTACTGTTACCGTGGAGGCTCCGGCTGGTAGTTATGAGGTTACGATTTTGGCGGTTGAATGACCCCTTGTGAACAACCTACATAAATTTATGGTATCTGCAAGTGTAAGCAGATTTGCTGATGAATCTGTAAATCTGCTTAAGATAATTACTAAATGATATTTTTTATCTTCTTTGAAAGTGCTATCATAGGATGATAATGGAGGAAATAAAAATGTTCAAGTTCATGTTGATTCAACCAGATTCCAAAAAATTAGTTCCAAAAGATAAAGTCGCTAGCACGTATAAGTGGCGGCAGTTTGGTGTGTTGCTAGCTACCTGTATTGGGTACATTGGCTATTATATTATCCGACTCGTTTTTACTACTGAACAAAACGATATTATGAAGGCTTATCATTTTTCCACTGCCGATATCGGTTTGGTACTTTCATGTTTTGGCATTGGCTATGGGATTGCCAAGTTATTTATGGGAGCACTAGTTGATAAGTGCGACTCTAACCGTTATTTAATGGTTGGATTATTGTTATCAGCATTTTTGAATATCTTTTTGGGTTCAACGCATAATTTATATATAATGATGTTTTTAATGCTACTGATTGCGGTTACTCAAGGAATGGGAGCAGCGGCTTGTCAGCGCATGATCCAGTTATGGTGGGGACCAAGAACACGTGGTACCATGTATTCTATTTGGTCGTCTGCTCATAATGCTGGTTCGTTTATTTGTGTGGCAATTGTGCAGCTTGCTACTTTCTTATTTGCAGGCTCGCTGTCTGCTGTCTTCTATACGGCTTCTGCAGTTTCATTTGTAATTTGTATTCTAATCTTAGTTTTAGGAGCTGATCGTCCCGCTGTGGTTGGCTTGCCAGATATTTCAACTTATACAGGTGACAAGGTAGTATTAGATGATGGGCAAGTTTCTACCTCTGATAAAACTGACTTAAGTGTGACACAAATTTTTGTTAAATATATTTTGAAGAATAAGCTGGTCTGGGCAGTAACGTTAACTTCGATGTCACTTTACTTAGTACGCTATGGCATCCAAAGTTGGATTCCGTCATATCTAGTTCAGACTAAGGGATTTGATCCTAGTGAAGCTAAATGGGTGATTGGAATTTTTGAATTAGCTTCGGTACCTGGCGTAATTATTATTGGTGCGATTTCCGATTGGCTAAAAGGACGTAGGGCTCAGGTTTCAATTGCTTGTGTAGTTGGAGTGTTAATTTGTTTAACAGTTTATTTCTTCACTAATAACCATGCTTTAATTTTGACTGCATTAATTATTATGGGTAATCTAATCTATGCACCATTAACGCTAGTCGGGCTGATGGTAAACGAAGTCGTTCCGAAGTTTGCGGTTGGTGCTTCGACTGGATTTATGGGCTTTTTCCAATATATCTTCGGTGAAACACTAG
This DNA window, taken from Lactobacillus sp. ESL0684, encodes the following:
- a CDS encoding ABC transporter permease, which produces MSFVAILALLVSSTLVYSAPLIFTALGGAYSENSGVTNIGLEGIMTIGAFAAIVFNLTCASTLGKATPWLGALIGGIVGLIFSLLHAVATINFHADHIISGTVLNLMAPPLGVFLIKAMYDKGQTENITQSFGYFSFPGLADIPIIGPILFKSTSAPAWVAILVAIVLWWVLYKTRFGLRLRACGENPQAADTLGVNVYGMRYAGVLISGFLGGIGGGVFAEAIAGNFSVSTIVGQGFMALAAVIFGKWNPIGAMLASLFFGFAQSISIIGNQLPFFNHIPAVYMQIAPYVITIIVLVFFFGKSVAPAADGENYIKSK
- a CDS encoding nucleoside hydrolase, translating into MKEIYFNHDGNIDDLVSYLLLLQAPDIKLLGVSAIDADGYVDPAVEVCRKMTDRFNLRSDQLEIAKSDSRAVNQFPEVWRSAAYSFNYLPILNESGKMMTKQAAEPAHLDMISKLKAAKEPITLVMTGPLTDLARALEVDPTIEAKIAKLYWMGGSLDGHGNVSMVNADGSQEWNAYWDPIAVERVFASSIPMQVIGLESSEELPLTDDLRLHWASLRKYPAMDLVGQGYSLLVNPPIPSAQLYFWDVLTTISALYPEVVSATAEHHVKVITSGIAQGKLVEDPAGKGITLVTKANKELFFHKWDELLEQTK
- a CDS encoding C1 family peptidase codes for the protein MGHKLTQQEVEKFSANFNENPQNQVVARATQKNGVMNAAYNDRVQSELTRVFSTELDTQNVTNQRQSGRCWEFATLNILRHNFGEKYHVKNFTFSQSYNFFWDKIERANIFYDNIINTADQELDSREVKAYLADAGEDGGQFHMAAALVAKYGIVPTYAMPENFNTNNTAGFAKALGDKLRKDALVLRKLAQANKTEDLEQAREEFLSEVYQMTAIAVGEPPKKLDLEYRDDDKKYHLDKDLTPIEFLNKYLGDVDFDDYVVLTNAPDHEYNKLYGLPFEDNVAGSYRIRFLNVPMDYLETAAVKQLKDGEAVWFSNDVGEQSDRKTGYLDTNLYQFNNLFGVDLKMSKADQLRTGSAASTHAMTLVGVDEDHGHIRQWKVENSWGEKNGDKGFFVMSNDWFKQYTYEVVVHKKYLSAEQVALAEGTTYDLPVWDSLA
- a CDS encoding Hsp20/alpha crystallin family protein; protein product: MSNDMMNHRGDIFDAMNDWFDLPRKFWDNNNGRNLMQADVAETKDNYVVKVDLPGMDKSELKLNYQNDTLSIAGTRTFNQETTNQKNLIHRERSMGHISRSFRLPNVEASQIHAKYQDGVLTVTLPKRAASEQDSSINID
- the greA gene encoding transcription elongation factor GreA, whose product is MVYYQKMTPEGYHKIEAEIKQLKKDRPRRIKILQEARSLGDLSENTEYTEAKRDLGHLQSRLRYLDKQLRYAEVIEPKQNGQVDLGNLVTLKFEDESESEQYQLVGRMEADLAENKIAFDSPLGQAVMKQSAPSTVTVEAPAGSYEVTILAVE
- a CDS encoding MFS transporter, with the protein product MFKFMLIQPDSKKLVPKDKVASTYKWRQFGVLLATCIGYIGYYIIRLVFTTEQNDIMKAYHFSTADIGLVLSCFGIGYGIAKLFMGALVDKCDSNRYLMVGLLLSAFLNIFLGSTHNLYIMMFLMLLIAVTQGMGAAACQRMIQLWWGPRTRGTMYSIWSSAHNAGSFICVAIVQLATFLFAGSLSAVFYTASAVSFVICILILVLGADRPAVVGLPDISTYTGDKVVLDDGQVSTSDKTDLSVTQIFVKYILKNKLVWAVTLTSMSLYLVRYGIQSWIPSYLVQTKGFDPSEAKWVIGIFELASVPGVIIIGAISDWLKGRRAQVSIACVVGVLICLTVYFFTNNHALILTALIIMGNLIYAPLTLVGLMVNEVVPKFAVGASTGFMGFFQYIFGETLATAVIGILVNQFGWIASNTVLYAASGLAIVFLLYTAKSESKMRQLAADKQ